One part of the Luteolibacter flavescens genome encodes these proteins:
- a CDS encoding alpha/beta hydrolase, which yields MSLLQKIPLIGQARQREMLKSATTFTYSETPEGPLQAHFFTPDGFEPGDKRPLIIFLHGGFWESPMATQFVPHCLHFAQRGSVTVTVEMRVGSVHRTGPVEALEDLKEFLKWVKTYEPHFGVDPSKVILGGAAGGAFTALALALPKLGKNDVAPAYSPAALLLFSTLLDPIVRPLLDRFPDHATAKRMSPVKSVRRKAPPMILFHGKKDRLTPFATAEKFYKSMRWRRNKIELVEYENADHSFFNFNVSDQHYEWSVTAADQFLVDLKILPPPLVIEEGVVEGSES from the coding sequence ATGAGTCTGCTCCAAAAAATTCCGCTGATCGGCCAGGCCCGCCAGCGGGAAATGCTGAAGTCGGCCACCACCTTCACCTACTCCGAGACGCCGGAGGGGCCGCTGCAGGCGCACTTTTTCACGCCGGATGGATTCGAGCCGGGCGACAAGCGGCCGCTGATCATCTTCCTGCACGGCGGCTTTTGGGAAAGCCCGATGGCCACCCAGTTCGTGCCGCACTGCCTGCACTTCGCCCAACGGGGTTCCGTGACGGTGACGGTGGAAATGCGGGTCGGCTCGGTGCATCGCACCGGACCGGTCGAGGCACTGGAGGACCTGAAGGAATTCCTGAAGTGGGTGAAGACCTACGAACCCCACTTCGGCGTGGACCCGTCGAAGGTGATCCTCGGCGGAGCTGCCGGCGGTGCCTTCACCGCGCTGGCGCTGGCGCTGCCGAAGCTCGGCAAGAACGACGTGGCCCCGGCCTACTCGCCCGCCGCCCTCCTGCTTTTCAGCACGCTGCTCGACCCCATCGTGCGCCCGCTGCTGGACCGCTTCCCGGACCATGCGACGGCCAAGCGGATGAGCCCGGTCAAGTCGGTGCGCCGCAAGGCCCCACCGATGATTCTCTTCCACGGCAAGAAGGACCGCCTCACGCCCTTCGCCACCGCGGAGAAATTCTACAAGTCGATGCGCTGGCGTCGGAACAAGATCGAACTGGTCGAGTATGAGAATGCCGATCACTCGTTCTTCAATTTCAACGTCTCCGACCAGCACTACGAGTGGAGCGTGACTGCCGCGGACCAGTTCCTGGTGGACCTGAAGATCCTCCCGCCGCCGCTGGTGATCGAGGAAGGCGTGGTGGAAGGCAGCGAGTCCTGA
- a CDS encoding M16 family metallopeptidase yields the protein MRIRSGILFLASFHCLPLSAAVDGFTKVKSSGGVTEYRMEANGLTVLLAPMEQVPAATFSITYRVGSRDESYGTTGSAHLLEHMMFKGTPAHNKEAGNGIDQTLEGIGASTNATTSWDRTNYATTLPVEHLPVIIGLEADRMRNLRLREEDRRPEMQVVMDEFFLAEDDPVSALDREIWATAYQAHPYHHSVLGWRSDVETVPISKLREFYDAYYWPDNATVTVTGGFRDEDTVLREIQSRFGAIPKAPQPIPVVRSKEPLQTGQRRFEMKRAVESGVVTIAFKSPEARHPDFPALMVLCDILANGQNSHFYEKLTETGLALDTTAAPMPTVDPSLLLITSELAENATHEKTEQGIRKILREIIDKGVNETEVRIAKTRLLAQAGFDLDGTHALDAVLTESIAAGDWTIYQTRGEALKKVSAADVQRVAKDWLREDRSTVGWLVPDEAAPAAKAAPAPEVAAAEIAPLLLPEPPPAAEAEGHKIASRVVRGTVAGLDLVVCPSGHNGVVHLTGSLHVGSPADQPVASFVAAMIERGTLKHDATKIGEMLDETGSTLEFDVRDGFLHFTGRCFADHLPRLLSLLAEQLREPSFPEKEVGLIRDQLLSEIALSRSNTGEQANLAFNRALHPAGHADRLPDADESAARIKAIRRDDLIAFHKQWFGPASAVVVITGDAQPGACRELVEKSFGDWSGGQPVPTGEPASAPTAPLEVKVPLPGKESVRVILGQPCQLSPGDEDALALSLASAALGDGFTSRLVHTVRDTEGLTYGVRCLLSTKAKGDSTWLITASFSPDLQERGIGSIRREFVRWHRDGITETEFLYRKSAMAGTSRVELATSGGLAASLHDCIRRGLPLEWIDEYPARIGALTREKVNAAIRKYVSPERMLEVKCGDLR from the coding sequence GTGAGAATCCGCTCCGGCATCCTTTTCCTCGCATCGTTCCACTGCCTCCCACTCTCCGCCGCGGTCGATGGCTTCACGAAGGTGAAATCCTCCGGCGGCGTGACCGAGTACCGCATGGAGGCGAACGGCCTGACCGTCCTGCTCGCGCCCATGGAGCAGGTTCCCGCGGCGACCTTTTCCATCACCTACCGCGTCGGCTCGCGCGACGAGAGCTACGGCACCACCGGCTCGGCGCACCTGCTGGAGCACATGATGTTCAAGGGCACCCCAGCGCACAACAAGGAGGCGGGCAACGGGATCGACCAGACGCTCGAAGGCATCGGCGCGAGCACGAATGCCACCACCTCTTGGGACCGCACGAACTACGCCACCACCCTGCCCGTGGAGCACCTCCCCGTGATCATCGGGCTGGAGGCGGACCGCATGCGGAATCTGCGTCTGCGCGAGGAGGACCGCCGACCGGAGATGCAGGTCGTGATGGATGAGTTCTTCCTCGCGGAAGACGACCCCGTCTCCGCGCTGGACCGCGAGATCTGGGCGACCGCCTACCAGGCGCATCCCTACCACCACTCCGTGCTCGGCTGGCGCTCAGACGTGGAGACCGTGCCGATTTCCAAGCTACGGGAATTCTACGATGCCTACTACTGGCCGGACAATGCCACCGTGACCGTGACCGGCGGATTCCGCGATGAGGACACGGTCCTCCGCGAGATCCAGAGCCGCTTCGGAGCGATCCCGAAAGCTCCGCAGCCCATCCCCGTCGTGCGCAGCAAGGAGCCGCTGCAGACCGGACAGCGTCGTTTTGAAATGAAGCGCGCGGTGGAAAGCGGCGTCGTCACGATCGCCTTCAAGTCCCCCGAAGCCCGCCACCCGGATTTCCCGGCGCTGATGGTGCTCTGCGACATCCTCGCGAACGGGCAGAACAGCCACTTCTACGAAAAGCTCACCGAGACCGGACTGGCCCTCGACACCACCGCCGCACCGATGCCCACCGTGGACCCCTCGCTGCTGCTCATCACCTCGGAGCTCGCGGAGAACGCCACGCACGAGAAGACCGAGCAGGGCATCCGGAAAATCCTCCGCGAGATCATCGACAAGGGCGTGAACGAAACGGAGGTCCGCATCGCGAAGACCCGGCTGCTTGCCCAGGCGGGATTCGATCTCGATGGCACCCACGCGCTGGACGCCGTCCTGACCGAGTCCATCGCCGCCGGGGACTGGACGATCTACCAAACCCGCGGGGAGGCCCTGAAAAAAGTCAGCGCCGCCGATGTCCAGCGCGTTGCCAAGGACTGGCTGCGCGAAGATCGCAGCACGGTCGGCTGGCTCGTGCCGGATGAAGCGGCACCGGCGGCCAAGGCTGCACCGGCACCGGAAGTGGCCGCCGCCGAGATCGCGCCCCTGCTTCTCCCTGAGCCGCCGCCTGCAGCCGAGGCTGAGGGGCATAAGATCGCCTCGCGGGTCGTCCGCGGGACCGTCGCCGGATTGGATCTGGTGGTCTGTCCGTCCGGACACAATGGCGTCGTCCACCTGACCGGATCGCTGCACGTGGGGTCACCGGCGGACCAGCCTGTCGCGTCCTTCGTAGCCGCGATGATCGAGCGCGGCACCTTGAAGCACGACGCCACGAAGATCGGCGAGATGCTGGATGAAACCGGCTCGACTCTCGAATTTGACGTCCGCGACGGCTTCCTCCATTTCACCGGCCGCTGCTTCGCCGACCACCTGCCGCGATTGCTCTCCCTGCTCGCCGAGCAACTCCGCGAGCCGTCTTTCCCGGAAAAGGAAGTCGGACTCATCCGCGACCAGCTTCTCTCTGAGATCGCGCTCAGCCGCTCGAATACCGGCGAGCAGGCAAATCTCGCCTTCAATCGCGCCCTCCACCCCGCCGGGCACGCCGACCGTCTGCCGGATGCCGACGAATCCGCGGCCCGGATCAAGGCGATCCGCCGCGACGACCTGATCGCATTCCACAAGCAGTGGTTCGGCCCGGCCTCCGCCGTGGTGGTCATCACCGGCGATGCACAGCCCGGCGCTTGCCGGGAGCTGGTGGAGAAGTCTTTCGGGGACTGGAGCGGCGGACAACCCGTGCCCACCGGTGAGCCAGCCTCCGCGCCCACCGCACCGCTCGAGGTGAAAGTCCCGCTGCCCGGGAAGGAAAGCGTGCGGGTCATCCTCGGCCAGCCCTGCCAGCTCTCCCCGGGAGACGAGGATGCCCTCGCGCTTTCGCTGGCGTCCGCCGCCCTCGGCGATGGCTTCACCAGCCGGCTCGTCCACACCGTCCGCGATACCGAGGGGCTGACCTACGGGGTGAGATGCCTCCTTTCCACGAAGGCGAAGGGCGACTCCACCTGGCTCATCACGGCATCCTTCTCCCCGGACCTGCAGGAGCGCGGGATCGGCTCGATCCGCCGGGAATTCGTCCGCTGGCATCGAGACGGCATCACCGAAACGGAGTTCCTTTACCGGAAAAGCGCCATGGCGGGCACCTCCCGCGTGGAACTGGCCACCAGCGGCGGGCTGGCGGCCTCCCTGCACGACTGCATCCGCCGCGGGCTCCCGCTGGAGTGGATCGACGAGTATCCGGCCCGTATCGGCGCGCTCACCCGCGAGAAAGTGAACGCCGCGATCCGCAAATATGTGTCTCCCGAGCGAATGCTGGAGGTAAAATGCGGTGATTTGCGATAA